In a genomic window of Telopea speciosissima isolate NSW1024214 ecotype Mountain lineage chromosome 5, Tspe_v1, whole genome shotgun sequence:
- the LOC122661818 gene encoding uncharacterized protein LOC122661818 translates to MGSCFSLDATDYSTDPSTVKVISANGNLREYPIPVTVSQVLEIETSSCFLCNSDFLLFDDYIPALDSSEELQEGQIYFVFPTSRLQYRLTAPDMAALAVKASTALSQSLRKKKGRRNKKIRISPVLQLNNSNQRFGNGGFDGYYEYDGFKTSNDKSRHEVSRSGSIRKLQKYSSKQTKKFVVGSFRMRLSTIYEGSMDD, encoded by the coding sequence ATGGGTTCATGCTTCTCCTTAGACGCCACTGATTATTCCACCGATCCATCCACGGTCAAAGTTATCTCTGCTAATGGCAATCTCCGTGAGTATCCCATACCCGTTACAGTATCGCAGGTCCTTGAAATCGAGACCTCTTCCTGCTTCCTCTGCAATTCCGACTTTCTCTTATTCGACGACTATATTCCCGCCCTCGATTCCTCTGAAGAACTTCAGGAGGGTCAGATCTACTTCGTCTTCCCCACCAGTCGCCTACAGTATCGCCTCACTGCTCCTGATATGGCCGCGCTAGCTGTGAAGGCCAGCACCGCGCTTTCTCAGagtttgaggaagaagaagggtcgACGGAATAAGAAGATACGGATATCTCCGGTTTTGCAACTTAACAACAGCAACCAGAGATTCGGAAATGGTGGGTTTGATGGATATTATGAGTATGATGGGTTTAAAACTTCCAATGACAAATCGAGACACGAGGTTTCAAGATCTGGGTCCATTAGAAAATTGCAGAAATATTCTTCCAAACAAACCAAGAAGTTTGTTGTTGGATCGTTTCGAATGAGGTTGAGCACAATTTACGAAGGATCGATGGACGATTAA